One Blastocatellia bacterium DNA window includes the following coding sequences:
- a CDS encoding sigma-54-dependent Fis family transcriptional regulator codes for MKSLPKILCIDDDNLITKALRRVLVSLNYDVTIAETLTSGINTIKNDDFDLILTDLNLPDGDGFDIIRFAKEHCPTTEVIVISAHGTLARAIEAIKIGAYYFLEKPVDAEQLELLVSKALERRMLVAESENLRKQLRKNNEYYSIIGSSQAMQEVFETIDLVAGTDANVLIIGESGTGKELVANAIHYNSLRAKKSFIKVNCAALPKDLFESELFGHLKGAFTGAVDAKQGLIGAANGGSLLLDEIGEMPIELQPKLLRILENRSYRQVGSSKEIPADFRLICSTNRDLNQSVEKGTMRQDLFYRINTITIKIPPLKQRLEEIPLLAETFIKRFNEKYQKKIVGITPDAYELMYSYSWPGNVRELHNVLERAVLLCREEEIRPANIYLERMSEIVNSNVTSVVEQKSSIDDLVFSSKELTNFSLDEIEKKAILYVLEKTNWNKVAAAKSLGIYRARLYSLMKKHGLTDETDDSSLEQES; via the coding sequence AATACTATTAAGAATGATGATTTTGACTTGATTTTGACAGATCTTAATCTGCCTGATGGAGATGGTTTTGACATTATTCGTTTTGCTAAAGAGCATTGTCCTACTACAGAAGTTATTGTCATTTCAGCACATGGAACGCTAGCACGAGCCATTGAAGCTATTAAAATAGGAGCTTATTACTTTTTAGAAAAACCTGTTGATGCTGAACAGCTAGAACTACTAGTTAGCAAAGCTTTAGAACGTCGAATGCTAGTTGCTGAATCAGAAAACCTTAGAAAACAGCTTAGAAAAAATAATGAATATTATTCTATTATTGGTAGCAGTCAGGCGATGCAAGAAGTCTTTGAAACCATTGATTTAGTTGCTGGGACGGATGCAAATGTGCTAATTATTGGTGAATCTGGCACGGGAAAAGAACTTGTTGCTAATGCTATTCATTACAATAGTTTACGAGCTAAGAAAAGTTTTATTAAAGTAAATTGTGCTGCACTACCAAAAGACCTTTTTGAGTCTGAACTTTTTGGACATCTAAAGGGGGCTTTTACTGGTGCTGTAGATGCTAAACAAGGGCTAATTGGTGCTGCTAATGGTGGCTCATTGCTACTAGATGAAATAGGCGAAATGCCTATAGAATTACAACCTAAGCTGCTACGTATCTTAGAAAATCGTAGCTACCGCCAAGTAGGAAGTAGTAAGGAAATACCAGCAGATTTTCGTTTAATTTGCTCTACTAATCGAGACTTAAACCAATCTGTAGAAAAAGGCACAATGAGACAGGATCTTTTTTACCGTATTAATACTATTACTATAAAAATTCCTCCTCTAAAACAGCGTTTAGAGGAAATACCGCTTCTAGCAGAAACTTTTATCAAACGTTTTAATGAAAAATACCAAAAGAAAATTGTAGGAATTACACCTGATGCTTATGAGCTAATGTATAGCTATAGTTGGCCCGGTAATGTTAGAGAGCTACATAATGTTTTAGAAAGAGCCGTTTTGCTTTGTCGTGAAGAAGAAATTCGCCCTGCAAATATTTATTTAGAGCGAATGTCAGAAATTGTTAACAGTAACGTTACTAGCGTAGTGGAGCAAAAAAGCTCTATAGATGATTTAGTTTTTAGTAGCAAAGAATTAACAAATTTTTCTTTGGATGAAATAGAAAAAAAAGCGATTTTATATGTTTTAGAAAAAACTAATTGGAATAAAGTTGCAGCAGCCAAAAGCTTAGGTATTTACCGAGCTAGGCTTTATAGCCTTATGAAAAAACATGGTTTAACTGATGAAACGGATGATAGTTCTTTAGAGCAAGAAAGCTAA